The Schistocerca nitens isolate TAMUIC-IGC-003100 chromosome 2, iqSchNite1.1, whole genome shotgun sequence nucleotide sequence GTGTTTTGTTGGCTCGTAGTAgtgaagagtgggggggggggggggggggatgtattcTTGGaatatcttcctttttttttttttttttgtctcagtagCCACAAAATGATCCAATATCCCAACAGTGTTCTGTGCTTTGTATTATTGTTTGCACTGTAGTGTTCATATTTATCTATGTTTTTAGAGTAGAGGTTTTTGTTTTGAAATGATAAATTAGTGTCTGTTATATTGTGCAAAATCAGTTAACACTGTTACCATGTATAATGTCAGAATCAGAATGTGAAAGCATTGGTAGAAAATAAAGGAAATGGAAATATGACAGAATGAAATAAGCAGTGCAAAAAGGAGAAAAGTTCGTCATAACTGGCAGCTTAATGGAACGAAAGTGGTCGGAGCCTGATTGTGGCTGTATGAACatgtgtactgtgaagtttacagaTGATCAAAATGATCGGACATATACACACTTTATAGTGGAAGGTCAAAGAATGAACAAGGTACATGTATAACTCTTTTAATAATAATCAGTCTTCAAGCCCCGAACCCATGCAGTTCATTAGTAGCTGGACACACTTTGCCACTAAGGGATCAGATCATGCATCACAAGCCACTTTTAGGCCTATGTACCATTTGAAGTAAAGAAGTTTTATGTCTTAAAAACCTGTTAAACCTGTAAGCCGAAGGAATCCAGCCAGTCAATACGCATAGTAAACACAATAAACGTCAGTGAATTTTGAAAGAGAGAATAATAACTTGATGCTTTGAATCATATTCAGAGAAAACTGCTCAGTGTATTTCCATCCCCATTCTGTATTTGGAAGCTGATTGACCCTCTTACAGATGAATAATATGCCTCTTGGAAGAATGTCTGAAACTGGAAAGTGAAATTAAATATGAATACTTTTCAAACTATCTCAAGACAAGTACAAATATAGACCTGGAAGACAACATGTAGGTATGTACTCAATCTAagagatttaaaaacaaaaattaatcgtTTGCACTAAATGACAATGCAAAAAGTGGTGCAGTAACAGAtttaatgttacaaaaaaaaaggggggcttGTAAATTATACAAGAAAATCCAACTAATATCAGAAATGTGCAGAATTAAAACAGATGTTGCAGGACTTCCATTCATTTTTATGCAGCTTACAACTTTCTTGCGTACCTATGCAGAAAATGTTCATCTATGAAAGTTTTAGTACTTTCCATTTAGTGTGTGTAGTCTAGGACAACAGAAAGCATCATTTTATACATACTGTGAAGAAatagtaaaaagaagaagaagccagATGATATGTGCATCTTTCTACATAACTATTTTGTCAACAGTCTCCTGAAATCAAAAAGCTACATTTACTTAGTGACAGCTACCCAGACAAAACCAGAATCACATGCTAATTAggattttaacacacacacacacacacacacacacacacacacacacacacacacacacacagggggacctaaggacataaaaaataaaacttacGTTCCTTGTAAACTTCGTGCTAATTAATTTTAACACACACTATCGCGATTctgtattcataatttttttttgttaaacaggTTCATTCAGTTGTGTTCAACAAGGAAAATGTTCAACATCTTTCCCACTGTTACCTGTATAGAATTTGTACAGTGTTACAATAAAACCatgtcatcagtgttttttttttttttttaagttagtaattttacatttctgctttTGACTGTTCACTTAAAAGATAAACAGCTTTCTTTCATATTTGCCAAAAAGTACATTGTTTACCcccaaaatctcactgaatcaatTGTGATTTTGTAAGTGTGATCTTTTCTTGCTAGAACATGAAAGGAAATAATTAATCCATACTTTGACACTACTATTATGACATATATATTCACGTGTTTCTGCTTTAATGAGAAAGTGTACTGTAATGTCAACCTTTACCCTCATCTCCCTGTACAGCATATACATAcacacgaggtctgttcaaaatatactggaactttgcccacaaaatgtttctgcacttaccttttacttattgtgcatggtgtccttcgaaatactctcctctgcAATTGATAGACTGCCCCCAACaccatttccacttctggaagcatcAAGCGCCGTCTGCAAGAGGATGAGGGAGCACTGTGATTTCGGTTTTTTTAtttatagggctattacaaatgattgaagcgatttcacagctctacaataactttattatgtgagatattttcacaatgctttgcacacacatacaagaactcaaaaagtttttttaggcattcacaaatgttcgatatgtgctccttttgtgattcggcagacatcaagccgataatcaagttcctcccacactcggcgcagcatgtccccatcaatgagttcgaaagcatcgttgatgcgagctcgcagttctggcacgtttcttggtagaggaggtttaaacactgaatctttcacataaccccacagaaagcaatcgcatggggttaagtcgggagagcgtggaggccatgacatgaattgctgatcatgatctccaccatgaccgatccatcagttttccaatctcctgtttaagaaatgccgaacatcatgatggaagtgcggtggagcaccatcctgttgaaagatgaagtcggcgctgtcggtctccagttgtggcatgagccaattttccagcatgtccagatacacgtgtcttgtaacgtttttttcgcagaagaaaaaggggccgtaaactttaaaccgtgagattgcacaaaacacattaacttttggtgaattgcgaatttgctgcacgaatgcgtgaggattctctaccgcccagattcgtacattgtgtctgttcacttcaccattaagaaaaaatgttgcttcatcactgaccattaagaaaaaatgttgcttcatcactgaaaacaagtttcgcactgaacgcatcctcttccatgagctgtcgcaaccacgccgaaaattcaaagcgtttgactttgtcatcgggtgtcagggcttgtagcaattgtaaacagtaaggcttctgctttagccttttctgtaagattttccaaaccgtcggctgtggtacgtttagctccctgcttgctttatttgtcaacttccgcgggctacgcgtgaaacttgcccgcacgcgttcaaccgtttcttcgctcactacaggccgacccgttgatttccccttacagaggcatccagaagctttaaactgcgcataccatcgccgaatggagttagcagttggtggatctttgttgaacttcgtcctgaagtgtcgttgcactgttatgactgactgatgtgagtgcatttcaagcacgacatacgctttctcggctcctgtcgccattttgtctcactgcgctctcgaccgctctggcggcagaaacccgaagtgcggcttcagccgaacaaaacattgagtttttctacgtatctgtagtgtgtcgtgaccatatgtcaatgaatggagctatagtgaatttatgaaatcgcttcaatcatttgtaatagccctgtatttatttatttatttttttttttttttacaatagtcacacaccaaaagggatgaatgtgcagatgcattatcgtgatgcaatcaCCATGAATTGCCTCACCACATCTCAGGCcggttccttctcacattttcttacaGGCATCACAACATGTTCCAGTAGTATCATTGATTAACGGTTTGTCCCTGTAGTAcgaattcatgatgagctaatccttcaaaattaaagaaaactgtcagaatggctttgacatttgacctgacataATGTGCTCTTTTTGGTTTTGGGATGAGCTCTTTATGGTTTCGAAGAATTTTTGCCGACTCATGATGATCGAACCTTGATCTCAACATCATAATTGTAGatccatctcatcaccagttatgattctcttaagtgagatctcgttttcatttgtgtgatccaaaagctcttcacagaagtATTTCTGGTCTTGACTTGTGAGCCATGGGATGTATTTGTCagaacacaatgcattccaaaatACTGTGTCAGGATTGCAtggcatgatccaactgaaatgttgcaatctctcagacagtcagtctttgattggcacgcacagttttgtttatgttcctgacatgagtgttCTCGGTAGATAGCAAAGGACGTCATTCCTCGGTAGACATCAAAGGGTGTCCTGAAAGAGTCTCATCTTTAACTtcatccggccatttttaaaccatgtgaactatTTGTACCACCAAGTATGgcctaagcactcatcactgtaggcttcctgcatcatttggtgtgtctctgtaaaggcttTCTTGAGTtttacacaaaatgtaatgcaggtgcattgctcttctaactctgctatcttgaaattcgcaaactgtgcgatacaacattctactcaatgcagcagtgaacaataactaagtcattcaaaaattaaactctggcagttacacattaaacacaggtgtgtgcaggaatgccaacagcatttcactcaacacaccattggtgtgaaattatgaattttctggaattttttgaacagatctcttaCATACAGATTTCTTTTGCTAACATGCTTGTAGACTCACACTACCTGGTTTGTGACTTGTGTTGGCATCAACAGCACAGATGTGCTGTATAGAAACTGCTTTTGACTTTAGTATTATTTTACGgtacattttctttaatttttttttttatgaagcatAATATATAAAAGAAGTAACAGAcgtaaatcaaatttttgttgatcCTTAAGAAGATCCACATGATATCATCTTTAACATCCTTTATACTGCCATTTGTGTAGATGACTGTGATTGCTATTGTTTGTTAAGGTTTAGATTGAAGAGAAAATTGTGTTTCGTGATTTGTGCTGTAATCTGTTATTTTTCTACTTCTTTATGTAAGAAGTACATAATTCGTTAAATTTTGTATGAGCAGGAAATATTTTTTGCTGAAAGTACTGATCAAAATATGTGTATAGCAGTTGTATGTTTTCTGTGAACATCTTTGCTTGTAgaatcagaaactttttcacagtCGCGTGACTTTTTCAGTATCCTACTTACCATTGTACAATGAGTGCTCTCTGCCCTACAGTGGctatttctaaaagtatttctcATGACTGAACATAAGACAGACTCACTAGCAAGTTATGTGAATAAACAATTATTGCTATTTTTGTCAGCTGTACATACATTTTTTTGTGAACAGCGGAGAATTATATTTTCCTTAGATGAAGTGAATTATTTGTGTGCATCAGTGGAAATTCTGAAGCTTATACTTATTattcttgttttcctttatttttacagaGAGGACTGAAAGCATCAAGGCTAAACAGAGAATAGTGGCTGTAGAAAATGAAATGGCAATATTACAGGAGGAGCTGGATAGGGTAAATgaagagaataaaaagaaaaatgatcaaATGAAACAGTTACATGATCAATTCAGTCAGGAAAAATTGGCATATGAAGAGCAGTTCAAACGAAGGCAAATTTCTTGGGAAGAGAGAATATGTGAACTTCAGGATCAGTTTAAAAAAGAGAAGTCTGTGTttgaacaaacacttgaacaaGAAAAGAAAACTATGGAAGATACTTTGAAACATGAAATTATTTCTTGGAAAAATAAGTTAAATGAATTGAAAGAACAGTTCCTAACTGAAAAGCAGGAGATGGAACTTAATGCAAAGCAACAGGTCTTAACATTATCTGAACAGTTTGAAAACGAAAAATTGTCTTTTGAAGAGAAACATAAGCAACTTATAAGGGAAATGGAGGaacagaaaattaaggaaatgaagACAGTTGAGGAAGGGTACATCCAAAAATTGCAGAATCAGGAAGAATCCTTTGCTGAAGAGAAACAGGCATATACAGAAAATTTCAAACAGCAGTTACTAACTTGTGAGAAACATTACAAGCAAGAATTAAAACTTCGCGAAGAAAAATTTGCACAGAAACTTAAAAAGTGTGAAGAGAAATTTTGTGAAGAATTTCACATTGTTGAAGATAAATTTCTGAGAGAGAGACATGCTCTTGAGGAGCAACTAAAACGACTACAAGAAAAGGCCGCAGAGGAGAAACAGTGCCTAGAACAGAAATATAATGCAGAGATTGCAGAGTTGGAAAAAAAATTTGAACAAGAGAAAACTACCTTTATGGATAAGTTGAGAAAGGAGAAACATATATTTGAGGAAAAGTTGCAGAGAGAGAAAAGTATTTTGGAAGAGAAGTATCGGAAGGAAATTGAGAGTATTAGTGAAGCTAGGAATAATGTAAAAGATGCCAATCTTGAAATAGAAAAGTTGACTCGAGAGATACAGAACTTATTTGAAGAAAAGGAACAGTTTGCAACCCATGTACATAATCTTAAAGAAACATTAAAATATACAAATGCTGAGAAGGATGCATATTTTCAAGTGAAGGAAAGGCTGAAACATGATAATGAAAGCTTATTAGATCAACTTAAAGCAATAATGAGTGAAAAGGACAGAGTTGTTAGTGGAATAGAAAATGTGAAACAGAACAATGCTGAACTTAACCAGCTAATCCAGAGTCTGGGAGCTGAACGGGAATCATTTGTTAAAGACATTGCAAAGCTGAATATGGAAAAGAAAAAGCTACTTGAACGTTTGGATGTTTTGGAAGCAGATAATTCTGCAATAATTGAAGATAACTGTTATTTAAAATCTGAACtgcaaaaaataaaagaactgctGGAGAAGATAACAGCTGAAAAAATTTTAATATCTGAGGACAATGTgtgcttaaaatctgaaaagcaaaAACTGAATGACTTGTTGGAAAAGGTAAGCGTTGAAAAGATAGTTATTTCAGAAGAGAATTCTTGTTTGAAAGCAGAAAAGGAGAAGTTGGAAACGACACTAGAGTCAGTAAATGCAGACAGAACAGCTGTTCTTGAAGCTAATACGGGTTTAAAAGCAGAAAAGGAAAAAGTAAATCATGAGTTGCTTCAAGTAAGAGCAGAATGTGAATCTCTACATTCAGAAATGGCTAATGCAATGGATATGCTTAATAATGCTGTGCATAATCATTTATTAGATAAGTTAAAAGTGGAAAGATTGATACCAGATAGCAAAGAAAATGAACAAGGGAGTGATGATACATTAGTTCAAGTAAATGAACCCAAAACATGTGCAACACTTTCAGATATAATCACAAGTCTCTGTGAGAGCCTTGAAAGAATTTCAGTTACAAGAAACAGTGCCTCTTCAGCAAACGTTAGTGATTACAGTGTCAGCAAAGAGGTGACTGAATCAGATTCCCAAGAAAATAAGAGCAGTATCTCAGGCCACATTCAGAATTCTGATGCTTCTTCAAGTGAAAATGGAGCATCAGTTGAAGGTGACAGGTACAGGGATGAGATACAGAAGCTACACTCGGAGTTAGAACATTTAAATTCAGTTATTTCTAATATGGAAGCACATGGCGAGGAACTGCAAACTGAAAATGATAGTCTGAAGGAGGGAATTAGACTACTAATTTCAAATGTTCACTCTGATTTTCCACCGCAATATAATTTATCCAAAACTGTTTCAGAAGTCCAGTACTTTAACAATGAAACATTAGACAAGCTAGGAGATATTTTAGGAAAGGAACAAGCAGAGAAATTTATAGAAATATTTTGTACAGTGAAACAACAAGCTCAAGAAATCAATAATCTCAAATACGAAATTGCTTCTATCACTGCAATGAGTCAGCAGGAAAAAACAGATTCAGGAGAAAAGTTATTAACAGACTTAAAAAGTTGCCAAGATGATATCAGAAATAAGGTTGAATTGATTAGCCATTTAGAGGAAGAGCTGAGCCGGTTTCTGGGCACACAGATTTCTTTTCAGTATAACAGTGAAAGTTTAGCCAATTTACGGAAGGAACTTTCAGAAAAGAAGAATGTTTTGGAACAAAATTCTGAAGAGGTACTGGAGCTGCAAAATTTGAAAGCAACTTTGGATTCTAAGTCAAAGGAATATGAAAAGTTGCGTAGTGAACTATTATTTATTCAGGATGTCTCTAAAGACAAAGAAAGAGAACTGAATCTTCTGAAGGAACGACTGGAAAACATTGAAGAAAAACACAAATCTGAAATCTGTGCTTTGCAAGAAAGACATTTTGAATGTGAGGATGTTCTGAGTGCAATGAAAGAAGAAGGATTTTTTTCAGATGGCATGGAAGAAAACTCATTGCAAAGTAAAGAGGCAGTAATGGCCATTATAAGGAAGCTACATAACCAGCTTGGTGAGAGAACTTCAGTTATTGAGAAGTTGGTGCAGCAGTGTGAAACATCAAAGAATGAAGTATCTAAACTGCGTGATGATTTGAAATTAATAAGACAGGAGCGTGATCAGTTCGAATCAAATGCGTCTCATTTTAAAAACTTAGTAGAAACAAACAATGAGGAACTGATCTCTTTAAAACAGTCATTTGTCGATCTAAAATCCCAGTCTGAAAGCTGCATATCTGGTTTACAGAATAACTTGAGGGATGTGCAGACTGAGTGTTCAATGTACAAGAAATTAATAGAGGAGCAGTCTAATGATACTGATAGCACCAAAGCTCAGCTCATGCAAGTAATAAGTCAAAGTGATGAAGTAATGGTAGAATTAAAGAAAGTGCAAGATGAATTAAGAAATACTACTGAAAGGCTGATGGCAAAAACCAGAGAGGCTGAAGAAGTTAAGGAAATAACAAATGCtttagaaaagaaaaattcagcattgttggatgaaatgaataaaattcaaGATGAGTACAACAGCCTAAAAATACAATTTGtcgcaaaacaggaagaagttctatcaTTGGAAAACCAGTTAAATACATGCCATAAAACAATTGAAGATCTTCAGAAAGATCTAAATTTGTCTACAGAAAAGTGTGACAATAAGTCCAAAGAGTGTGTTGCACTTTCTGCTGAAATTAGTGCCCTTAAAAATTCTGCAGCTTCAGAACTGAATTCAGTAAGAGAGATGCATGACATTGCCATACAGAAAATGCAGCATATGGAGAGAGAGCTAAATGAATCAGACAATAGATTTAAATGCCAGACTGaagaattaaaacaaaaaacaaaattactGGAGGTAAGAAAAGTCTtttatttttactaatttgttATTTCTGTATGTCATGATGTACCAATGTTGAGTAAATAACTGGAACTCTGGTACAAAGAGGTGGGGAGATAATTAATGCCAGAGCctcatttaaatttaaaaatacatttgcACATCTACAGGTGTAAAGCTATTTACATATAGTATTTTTTGATTTGGCCAGGCAATACCAGCAATTGTTGTAATTTGTCATTTACATATAGGCTACATTCTCCTGTATGTTCAGGTAATAGTAACATACAGGCAGCTAGATTTTTTTGACATATTTAGTATTGCcaggaaaaataatttaaaaataaaagctacAATCAGAAACGTAAGATAAATTTCTACTTATTTAAGTGACTCTGGTGCAGGCATACAGGGGAAATGAGAGACAGAGTAAAGCTTCTAAAGCCAAGAGATGCTACCTGCTGATGAGAAAGAAAAGTGTTGGAGAAAATAAGACTATGCAGGAATTTTGTCAGTGAATCACTAAGACATTGGATCAGGAATGTCAAGATCAGGAAACCATCAGATTTTATTGTTAATTAACACCCTACTCTTGTATTCTTGAACCTGGCATGCTGGGTGACTTCTTCAAATTGTTGAAAGTCCCATTTTGCCAATCATTCAACTTTTTCTGTCATATAAGAGATTCTGTGATTCTTAGAACAAACAATttcctcacaaggggaggccatgatGCTTGGATCATTGGTTTACCttaaactttgtacactttta carries:
- the LOC126237005 gene encoding GRIP and coiled-coil domain-containing protein 2-like produces the protein MEGQEKAVETKDTDTLQRKHPFDNLSKEELVKKCKHFLMLAQKAKQAKDDANEEIQRLKEELAKYEGTTEMKSKEAPKHTDATSMQEMIDTLTEQKLSLVIEMDKVLKQSASVERQLEQVKQDERKARQQVNQLTNRVQELETALESAHRQVKRLTRENDDLLQQLDTVELELRSLRDRGIERTESIKAKQRIVAVENEMAILQEELDRVNEENKKKNDQMKQLHDQFSQEKLAYEEQFKRRQISWEERICELQDQFKKEKSVFEQTLEQEKKTMEDTLKHEIISWKNKLNELKEQFLTEKQEMELNAKQQVLTLSEQFENEKLSFEEKHKQLIREMEEQKIKEMKTVEEGYIQKLQNQEESFAEEKQAYTENFKQQLLTCEKHYKQELKLREEKFAQKLKKCEEKFCEEFHIVEDKFLRERHALEEQLKRLQEKAAEEKQCLEQKYNAEIAELEKKFEQEKTTFMDKLRKEKHIFEEKLQREKSILEEKYRKEIESISEARNNVKDANLEIEKLTREIQNLFEEKEQFATHVHNLKETLKYTNAEKDAYFQVKERLKHDNESLLDQLKAIMSEKDRVVSGIENVKQNNAELNQLIQSLGAERESFVKDIAKLNMEKKKLLERLDVLEADNSAIIEDNCYLKSELQKIKELLEKITAEKILISEDNVCLKSEKQKLNDLLEKVSVEKIVISEENSCLKAEKEKLETTLESVNADRTAVLEANTGLKAEKEKVNHELLQVRAECESLHSEMANAMDMLNNAVHNHLLDKLKVERLIPDSKENEQGSDDTLVQVNEPKTCATLSDIITSLCESLERISVTRNSASSANVSDYSVSKEVTESDSQENKSSISGHIQNSDASSSENGASVEGDRYRDEIQKLHSELEHLNSVISNMEAHGEELQTENDSLKEGIRLLISNVHSDFPPQYNLSKTVSEVQYFNNETLDKLGDILGKEQAEKFIEIFCTVKQQAQEINNLKYEIASITAMSQQEKTDSGEKLLTDLKSCQDDIRNKVELISHLEEELSRFLGTQISFQYNSESLANLRKELSEKKNVLEQNSEEVLELQNLKATLDSKSKEYEKLRSELLFIQDVSKDKERELNLLKERLENIEEKHKSEICALQERHFECEDVLSAMKEEGFFSDGMEENSLQSKEAVMAIIRKLHNQLGERTSVIEKLVQQCETSKNEVSKLRDDLKLIRQERDQFESNASHFKNLVETNNEELISLKQSFVDLKSQSESCISGLQNNLRDVQTECSMYKKLIEEQSNDTDSTKAQLMQVISQSDEVMVELKKVQDELRNTTERLMAKTREAEEVKEITNALEKKNSALLDEMNKIQDEYNSLKIQFVAKQEEVLSLENQLNTCHKTIEDLQKDLNLSTEKCDNKSKECVALSAEISALKNSAASELNSVREMHDIAIQKMQHMERELNESDNRFKCQTEELKQKTKLLEEEKQSKEELNRNLMKIKTASKQLNCSYIELRKQSTSFQAVLREQIVVATATLHTIIDRLAQSQAVESVGILHDMNEMNQALKLRGETISKLQEAVSDLEQQLQETRKRLASTQEELQTVASSLDKKIVEVQSLETENSQQKEEIAQMRSRITEFEKDAAVDVARSEVTSNSTISRTEEQARLKDLEDTFEERYTKLRTVAVRLKKRVAELTAHLTQLEAERNKLLADKQELQACVTQMSAQAKHLQTLQQEYDKLQDTLEQQKAEMSKAKKNQDTALADLEKLRKHLEQCLEEKLNVEKLLESCSSEKLTLERTWKEQTNQLRNLRKEVELQNNSYREKEITVSQLQEQLNKLQQKLSEEETNHQATKEALEMSMQECKKNSLLTLEMDDYEKRLSQLTQQLEKEKARVSELESHLNTQREIEQGLHQQINLLEQRVTAEETRNKESKEQLNIIRQRLCEAESLSKEKEAVLHDAKRYAENLREELEAQQLELAATAAEKQKIEASSHKQQTVLIEKVSVLEQQLEKLQHERDKFSTELAEVHSEFERYKIRAASVLRHKARPEETAPIAEDGAQQEIAQLRKANDMLRGKLEEMSTEIALLEQELSSVRQERAQSADQVQELLSTVSTLQQQVEQLQEKARDTALQHAEVLRNQKLHTDTLVLCYKKQIKELEERLADETTAIKQQLERTEEKLRVTHKPVIEVPEKQLKNEASSFTTVTSQNMEIALLEREECEGSENADSMSPHLSSARDLPKEPVPLERLLESPVDVDGLPSQETEITNTGEHTSPQAALQDSQLQLRAAEARGRHLASLLSEAERELALSQQQAKLLKDELRRNQRSAEREQHAHNLEYLKNVLLKFVTLQGGDERTRLVPVLNTILKLSPEETNQLLAVSKGGVDASGSGRGWGSYLPIWPSL